One window from the genome of [Clostridium] celerecrescens 18A encodes:
- a CDS encoding substrate-binding domain-containing protein, protein MKRNVLGILLSTAMIATALAGCGSKATGSSSAAPAATEAKSSEGSQAQAATEAASSGDMTVYLVAKGFQSQYWQAVYKGAQNAAKELGVRLEFQGPDSESDIAQQVQMVNNAVQMQPKAIGLAALDVSALNDSIKEAQDAKIPIIGFDSGVPDAPAGSVVANAATDNYKAGEVAAENTYPLVKDIIAKATGSVRIGVLNQDATSESIISRGLGFINKITELIEADGKSVSVTGNEKFVSDAKADKGGSADVILDVAVPAKVEASLMTTDAQTILNKDDTICIFASNQKTGEGLITGDENLGRLGKEVIGVAFDSGTMIKDAIKDGRLAGAVTQAPVEIGYQTVQLAVKAAKGEAVSDVDTGCKWYNADNMDSEEVSQNLYD, encoded by the coding sequence ATGAAACGAAATGTATTGGGAATTTTACTGAGCACGGCAATGATTGCCACTGCCCTGGCCGGATGCGGAAGCAAAGCAACGGGCAGCAGCTCTGCAGCTCCTGCAGCCACTGAGGCTAAGTCCTCAGAAGGTTCTCAGGCCCAGGCAGCCACAGAAGCTGCTTCAAGCGGTGATATGACGGTTTATCTTGTGGCAAAAGGATTTCAATCCCAATATTGGCAGGCAGTATATAAGGGGGCTCAAAATGCAGCAAAGGAATTGGGAGTCCGTCTGGAATTTCAGGGACCGGATTCTGAATCGGATATTGCCCAGCAGGTTCAGATGGTGAATAATGCAGTTCAAATGCAGCCCAAAGCAATTGGATTGGCGGCCTTGGATGTATCAGCGTTAAACGACAGTATTAAGGAAGCACAAGATGCAAAAATCCCGATCATAGGATTTGACTCCGGCGTTCCGGATGCACCGGCAGGTTCTGTAGTGGCCAATGCAGCTACGGACAATTACAAGGCAGGAGAAGTAGCAGCCGAAAATACATATCCTCTGGTAAAGGATATCATTGCAAAAGCTACGGGAAGTGTCCGGATCGGAGTTCTGAACCAGGATGCAACGTCAGAATCTATTATCAGCCGAGGACTAGGTTTTATAAATAAGATTACCGAACTGATTGAAGCTGATGGGAAAAGTGTAAGCGTAACCGGAAATGAAAAGTTTGTAAGTGACGCGAAAGCGGATAAAGGCGGCTCAGCTGATGTTATTCTGGATGTAGCGGTTCCTGCAAAAGTAGAAGCCTCTCTGATGACAACAGATGCACAGACTATATTAAATAAAGATGATACAATCTGCATTTTTGCATCGAACCAGAAGACAGGGGAAGGCTTGATTACAGGTGATGAGAATTTAGGAAGACTGGGGAAGGAAGTAATCGGTGTTGCATTTGATTCCGGCACCATGATTAAGGATGCCATCAAAGACGGCAGGCTGGCCGGAGCTGTTACCCAAGCACCGGTAGAAATCGGATATCAGACAGTCCAACTGGCCGTGAAAGCTGCTAAGGGAGA